AGTTAATTGTAGAACGTTACATTAAAACCCATAATTTTCAAATTCTTATGTAAGCTGGGTATGCCGCAAAATCGGTGCAGTGCTAAGGAGGTTTGAGTTGGTGGCAAGTTTGAAACAACGCTTGTCTAAAGCCATACAATACATAATTCCAGCCTCACTTGAGGGGCGCCTGCGGTGGGGGAGCGTTATGCTGGTATTGGTACCCAGCCTGCTATTTATCATGTTTTTTGCCGTTTACGAGCTAGCAAATAAACGACAGGAAGCTTATGATCGGTTAGAGCAGACCGTCAATTTCCGTCGCGATACCCTTATAAGCTGGGCGAAAAATAAAGGCGTGAAATTTCAGATGCTTGCTGGTACCCAGAACGCCCGTAATTTAGATCTAGCTGGGATGAAAATTGATTTTGAGGCTGCACTTGAGGCTGATGAAAAATTCAGCGATTTTATATTTGTAAACCGCGATGGTAAAGTGGAACTTGCCATAAATTATCCGCTAAATATCGATGTAGCGGACAGCGCTTATTTTCAGCGCGCGCTCGTGGGACTGCCCACACTTGCCGAGCCGGGGACAAGCCAGGTTGATGGTGAGTGGCGGCTGATATTTACCGCCCCGGTCTACGGATTTAAGGGAGAGTTTCAAGGGGCCATTCTCGGCATAATGCCGATTGCGGCTATTGATGATGTCCTAGGAACAATGGGGTTTGGAAAGACCGGCGAAACCTATTTGATGGATAATAACGGAATACGCTTTACCGTTCCGCGATTTGCAAAAGAGGAGAACTTGGATCCGTCGGCAACGGTTTGCTATCTAAAAAAAGACGAGATGCGCGGGCCGCCGATTAGTAGTTTAACGTCGTCCGGTATAACTTCATATATAAATTGCCGGGATCAGCAGGTAATCGGTGTTTATTATCCGATTAAAGAACTCAACTGGGTGATTGTCGGCGAGATAGTCGAAAGCGAAATTCTTGAACCGGTATATACGTTGATAGTCAGCATGATTGTTATGTTTCTATGTGTTCTGCTGGTTGTACTCCCGCTGACCGTTATGCTTACCAAAACCATCAAACGACCACTTGCTTATCTTTTGCTCGGCTCAGAAAGCCTCAAGAACCGCGATTATTCTTATCGGATTAATAATGATGATATTGCCAATGCGCCCAAGGATCTAAGGCAATTATGCAGCACTTTTAATCAGATGACGGCGATAGTCGCCGACCGTGGTAATTATCTAGAAGAACAAATCAGCCAACGAACGGAGGCGTTGAAGCGGGCTGTCAACAATTTACAGCAGCAAATTCACTTTCGCCGGAAAACAGAACTGCTGCTCTTGCAAAATGAGGAAAAGTACCGAATGCTTTTTGCGGCAGCGTCCGACGCCATACTAATTGCCGAGCTTTGCCCGGATGGGACGCCAGGTAAGTTTATCGAGGTAAACGAGAAGGCCTGTGAACTTCTCGGCTACAGCAAAAATGAATTATTGGAGCTGACGCCGTATGATATTGTCGCTAATCTTCGGGCTGGAGCTAAACCGGTAGTTTTAAAGCTGAACAGCTATCAGAATACAATTCTGGAAGATAGTTACATAAAAAAATCGGGTGAACTTGTATCGGTTGAGGTCAACGTTCACAAAATTCCGCTTAATGGCCGCGATGTATATTTCGCCATCGCCCGGGATAGCACGCTTCGCAAGAAGATGGAGCAAGAAATGGCCCGCTTAGAGCGGCTTAATTTAATCGGCGAAATGGCAGCCGGCATTGGCCATGAGGTGCGCAACCCCATGACAACGGTGCGGGGATTCCTGCAACTGTTGGGAAAACGCAAGGAAAATTATGACAACGCTGAATATTTCAAAGTAATGATTGAAGAACTGGACCGGGCCAATGGTATAATCACCGAGTTTCTATCCTTAGCCAAGAATAAATCGGTAGACTTAAAAATGCGCAGCTTAAACGATATTATTAGCGCAATATATCCCTTGGTAAAGGCCGATGGAATGCTGGCAAACCAGCAGATAATCGTCGAAACCGGAGCTATTCCGGAGCTATTGCTTGATGAAAAGGAAATTCGTCAACTTATCCTCAATCTTGTGCGCAACGGATTGGAGGCTATGCCGCCGAAAAAACGATTAAAGATTAAGACTTATACTGAAGGCGATGAGGTCGTGCTGGCTGTTCAGGACGAAGGGTCTGGGATCCCGGACGAACTGCTTGCTAAACTTGGAACACCGTTTTTTACCACCAAGGAAAAAGGGACCGGCCTTGGGCTGGCCGTTTGCTACAGTATTGCCAACAGACACAAAGCGACTATCATTCCTGAGACCGGTCCCAAGGGAACTACCTTCTATGTAAGGTTTAAAACCAGCTAAGAAACATACTTCAGTGTTAACTTGGCATAGGCGGTATTTATTACTAATCTCTCTACAGCGTTTAGAAGGCCGAAAATTTAGGCTAGGGAACAAAAAAGCAGGCTGCATTTTCGGCAGCCTGCTTTGAAATTAAGGGGTGCTTGTATTTAACGCAATAGATCCCATAGCTGTTTACTGACCAGCAGCGTTGTAACTGTGATAAAGAGCGGGCGCACATAGGTTGCGCCTTTGGTAATGGCCAGTCTTGTTCCGGCTAAAGCGCCGACTATCATGGCCAGACCCATTGGTATGCTGTAGTAAAAATTAATCGAACCGGCGAGACCGAAGGTAACTACTGCCGCAATATTGCTAGCGAAGTTGAGCGAGCGGGCGTTGCCTGCTGCTGTTACAAAGTCGAAGCCAATCATTAAAAAGGCGAAGATTAAGAATGAACCAGCGCCTGGGCCGAAGAAGCCGTCATAAAAGCCTAGGGTAAAGGCGGCAATCCCGCTTAATAATCCAACCTTGCGGGTCATACCCTGATAAGTTGATTCATTGCCCCAATCCTTTTTAAAGATACTATAAATAGTTACGGCAATAAGCAGGATTACCACTAGCGGCTTTAAAAACTCGGGCGGCAGTTTCTGGACGGTAATTACACCGAGTGTTGAGCCTAGCAGCGATAACGGAAATAGATATTTAATAAGGCCATAGTCGATTTTACCGGAACGCATAAATGACAAGGTACTGGTAAGACTGCCCATGACACTGGCCATCTTATTGGTGCCAAGGGCGAGGCTAGGCGGCAAACCGGTTAATAAAAGAGCCGGCAAGGATATCATACCGCCGCCGCCAACTACCGAATCAATAAAGGCGGACAAAAAACCGGCGACGATTAGAAAAGCCAGTATTTCCGGACTTAGGTTTTCCATATAAAATTGTCCTCCCGCAAAGAGCCGAATATATTGCAAAAATTAGAAAACCCGGCAAGCACCGAGTTTTGGCGAAAGCGCAAGCCGCTGGCTGCACATATGTCTGATAGACCAAAAAAAGGTGAAATGCCTGGGTGGGGCATTCACCTTTTCATTATAAACTACTTTTCGACATTACTCTACAAAAAATTTAAAAGGGCCATTATCGAAATTATTTACTCCAGACAATCACGCATTAAGTCCAGATACATCGAACAGTCAAGGTCCCAGGCGGGTTCTGTAAGATCAAGGTGCTGCTGCTCTTCATTCCAAGTAACGGCGGCATGATAGTATTCGCCTAGCTTGGTCGTATCAATATAAGGCTGGTTGTCAATTATTTCAACAGGTATCTGACGAATGCAGTTGCGCAGAGTACCTTGTTTTTCATCGTAGGTAAGTTTTAGGCCAAGTGCCTTGGCCACCGGCAGGGCCGGCAAAAAATTGCGGTCGTTTATAGTATGAATATCGCTGGATAATGGTCGGCCGTTATGAAATAGTACCGGAATTGTTAACGACAGGCTTCGGCCAAAGTCTTGCCAGGTATACTTGCCGCCAAATAAGGTTGATAGGTGATTTAGGCTGACATACACCGTACTGCCTTTAAGTTGTCCGGGTACTGATTGATATTTGCGGCTCAAAGTCCGGGTAGATTCATCCCAGGTAAGTTTGGTATTAATAGCAGCTGCCACGGCCGAAGCCGGTATATACAACTCTCCGTCGATAGCGGCAGCGTGGGCAGTAAGTTTGACCCCGTTAACGAGGAGGTTGTATACTTGGGCAAAAATTAGCTGCTGTTCGGCTTGTTCGGCGATGATTTTTTCTAAGAAAGCCGCATCGGCTAACCCATCGAGGCCTTTGGCGGCAAGGACTTCCTGCGCTACAGTTACCGAAATATCCTGATAGCCGTAGACATCCGGATAGATGCCGATTGAGGCATTGCCATTATCATCCACGCTGACTTTTATTCGATCATAAGTGATCTGAACCGGTGTATGATAGTCAACCAAATCGAAAAGTTCCTCGACATCTTCCTCATACATGCGGATGCAGCCATTAGAGATAACCCGGCCGATTGACCAGGGAATATTGGTTCCGTGGATGCCATAGGTAGGCAAAAAGCCAAGCCATCGGTAACCCAATGGATTGGCCGGGCCGGAGGGAACGAAATAGTCTTTTCCGGGGGGATACCACCACGGATTTATCACTTTGTCAATGATGTGAAACTCCCCCAACGGGGTAGGAGAATATGCGCTGCCAATAGCGACAGGGTACTCACTGAACAAATTGCCGGATTGGTAGTACTCCAGTGTCCGACTGGGTAAATTAACGACAATTCGGGATTGTACGGCGTCTCCTGATGCTAGGACAGTGAGAGGCCCGATTATGCCGTACAATACTGAAACAAAGAAATACAACAGTTTCCTCAATACCTGCACACGCTATCCCTTCTCTACTCGTTATAACACTAAGTTATATGAAGGGGTATAGCTGTGTATGATGAAAAAGAATGTCACTTTTCGACAATCCAATATTTCTTTTTATACTGATATTGCGGCTGTATCTGGGTAGTCAGCGCTGCCGTCGGCAAGCTCGGTAACTTCTTTAATTGCGCGGTGAATTATTGACAGCATATCAGCTAATTCATCGAGCGAGCTGGATAATGGCGGCATAAACACTATCACGTCGCCAACCGGGCGGATGAAAAGACCATATTTACGTGCGTGAAGACATACCTTTGCTCCGACAGCATCTGACCAGGCAAACGGTGTTTTGGTTGATTTGTCCTTCATTAACTCAATGCCTACTATCATACCGCGTTGCCGGGCTTCGCCAACGTGGCTGAGTAGATTTATTTCAGCTAGCTTAGCGCCGATTAGCGCGATTTTGGCTTCAAGACCCTCCAAAACTTGTTCGTCGCGGAATACCTTAAGATTAGCAAGCGCAGCGGCACAGGCCAGCTGATTACCGGTGTATGAATGGCCATGGTAAAAGGTGCGCTTATCGGTATGCTCGCCCAGGAAAGCGTTATAGATTTCGTCGGTTGTCAGTGTAGCAGCCAACGGCATATAGCCGGCTGTAATACCTTTCGAGATAGTCATGAAGTCGGGCGACACATTCTCATGCTCGCAGGCGAACATTTTGCCGGTACGGCCGAAGCCTGTTGCTACCTCATCGGCAATTAGCAGTACATTATATTTTTGAGTCAGTTCCCGCACCTTTTTCAAATACCCGGGTGGCGACATCAGCATGCCGGCGGCAGCTTGAACAAGCGGCTCAATAATTAGGCCGGCAATTTCATCGTGATGCTCGGCCAGCGCTTTCTCCAGCGGTTCTAGGCAGGCCATGCCGCAGGAAGCACAATCATCAGCTATTTTACAATGGTAGCAGGATGGTGAGGGAATATGGATAGGAGAGAACAACAGCGGTTTAAAAATGCGATGAAAGAGATCAATGCCGCCGACGCTTACTGTTCCGACAGTATCGCCATGATAGGCTTGGTCAAGCGCGATAAATTTTTGCTTATTAGGTTTTCCTTTAAACTGCCAGTACTGGAACGCCATTTTGAGGGCAACTTCAACAGCTGTCGAGCCGTCGTCGGAATAAAAGACTTTGCTTAAGCCGTCAGGCGCTATATTTACTAACTGCTCAGCTAACTCAGAGGCCGGGATATTAGTAAGCCCTAACATGGTAGAATGGGCTACTTTATTAAGCTGATCAATAATAGCCTGATTTATCTCCTGTTTGCGGTGGCCGTGAATATTTACCCAGAGCGAAGAAACGCCGTCGTAATATTCATTACCCTCTGTATCAATAAGCTTAATACCGTTGGCCTCGGCAATAACGGTTTGCGGTTTTTCAATCCAGTCCTTCATCTGCGTGAAAGGATGCCAAATATATTGCTTATCTTTTAATTCAATCTCGTTCATACTGATTTTCCTCCTTTTATTAGGTTAAGGATGCTAGTAATGGCCAGATGCTGCTCGGCAAGTTCGGCAAGCCCGGCGGTGCGCGCCTCGGGCACGCTAATGCCGCTGCTGCGCGGGAATTTGCCCAAAATCGGCAGGCCGGAGAGACGGGTAATATAGTCGACATTGCTATGTTCAAGGATTTCAGCTTCAGCAGCATCCCATGGATTAATAATAAAGCCCAGAACAGTTAGGCCCCGGCTGCGGGCATACTCTGCAGTAAGCAGGGCATGATTTATTGTGCCTAAGTTAGGTCTGGCGACAATGATAACCGGTAATGCTAGCTCGTTCATTAAATCAGCGACCAGGTAGTCC
The window above is part of the Veillonellaceae bacterium genome. Proteins encoded here:
- a CDS encoding L,D-transpeptidase family protein, which gives rise to MQVLRKLLYFFVSVLYGIIGPLTVLASGDAVQSRIVVNLPSRTLEYYQSGNLFSEYPVAIGSAYSPTPLGEFHIIDKVINPWWYPPGKDYFVPSGPANPLGYRWLGFLPTYGIHGTNIPWSIGRVISNGCIRMYEEDVEELFDLVDYHTPVQITYDRIKVSVDDNGNASIGIYPDVYGYQDISVTVAQEVLAAKGLDGLADAAFLEKIIAEQAEQQLIFAQVYNLLVNGVKLTAHAAAIDGELYIPASAVAAAINTKLTWDESTRTLSRKYQSVPGQLKGSTVYVSLNHLSTLFGGKYTWQDFGRSLSLTIPVLFHNGRPLSSDIHTINDRNFLPALPVAKALGLKLTYDEKQGTLRNCIRQIPVEIIDNQPYIDTTKLGEYYHAAVTWNEEQQHLDLTEPAWDLDCSMYLDLMRDCLE
- the bioA gene encoding adenosylmethionine--8-amino-7-oxononanoate transaminase, which gives rise to MNEIELKDKQYIWHPFTQMKDWIEKPQTVIAEANGIKLIDTEGNEYYDGVSSLWVNIHGHRKQEINQAIIDQLNKVAHSTMLGLTNIPASELAEQLVNIAPDGLSKVFYSDDGSTAVEVALKMAFQYWQFKGKPNKQKFIALDQAYHGDTVGTVSVGGIDLFHRIFKPLLFSPIHIPSPSCYHCKIADDCASCGMACLEPLEKALAEHHDEIAGLIIEPLVQAAAGMLMSPPGYLKKVRELTQKYNVLLIADEVATGFGRTGKMFACEHENVSPDFMTISKGITAGYMPLAATLTTDEIYNAFLGEHTDKRTFYHGHSYTGNQLACAAALANLKVFRDEQVLEGLEAKIALIGAKLAEINLLSHVGEARQRGMIVGIELMKDKSTKTPFAWSDAVGAKVCLHARKYGLFIRPVGDVIVFMPPLSSSLDELADMLSIIHRAIKEVTELADGSADYPDTAAISV
- a CDS encoding PAS domain S-box protein, coding for MASLKQRLSKAIQYIIPASLEGRLRWGSVMLVLVPSLLFIMFFAVYELANKRQEAYDRLEQTVNFRRDTLISWAKNKGVKFQMLAGTQNARNLDLAGMKIDFEAALEADEKFSDFIFVNRDGKVELAINYPLNIDVADSAYFQRALVGLPTLAEPGTSQVDGEWRLIFTAPVYGFKGEFQGAILGIMPIAAIDDVLGTMGFGKTGETYLMDNNGIRFTVPRFAKEENLDPSATVCYLKKDEMRGPPISSLTSSGITSYINCRDQQVIGVYYPIKELNWVIVGEIVESEILEPVYTLIVSMIVMFLCVLLVVLPLTVMLTKTIKRPLAYLLLGSESLKNRDYSYRINNDDIANAPKDLRQLCSTFNQMTAIVADRGNYLEEQISQRTEALKRAVNNLQQQIHFRRKTELLLLQNEEKYRMLFAAASDAILIAELCPDGTPGKFIEVNEKACELLGYSKNELLELTPYDIVANLRAGAKPVVLKLNSYQNTILEDSYIKKSGELVSVEVNVHKIPLNGRDVYFAIARDSTLRKKMEQEMARLERLNLIGEMAAGIGHEVRNPMTTVRGFLQLLGKRKENYDNAEYFKVMIEELDRANGIITEFLSLAKNKSVDLKMRSLNDIISAIYPLVKADGMLANQQIIVETGAIPELLLDEKEIRQLILNLVRNGLEAMPPKKRLKIKTYTEGDEVVLAVQDEGSGIPDELLAKLGTPFFTTKEKGTGLGLAVCYSIANRHKATIIPETGPKGTTFYVRFKTS
- a CDS encoding TSUP family transporter — its product is MENLSPEILAFLIVAGFLSAFIDSVVGGGGMISLPALLLTGLPPSLALGTNKMASVMGSLTSTLSFMRSGKIDYGLIKYLFPLSLLGSTLGVITVQKLPPEFLKPLVVILLIAVTIYSIFKKDWGNESTYQGMTRKVGLLSGIAAFTLGFYDGFFGPGAGSFLIFAFLMIGFDFVTAAGNARSLNFASNIAAVVTFGLAGSINFYYSIPMGLAMIVGALAGTRLAITKGATYVRPLFITVTTLLVSKQLWDLLR